From a single Rhinolophus ferrumequinum isolate MPI-CBG mRhiFer1 chromosome 15, mRhiFer1_v1.p, whole genome shotgun sequence genomic region:
- the CEACAM16 gene encoding carcinoembryonic antigen-related cell adhesion molecule 16, protein MALTGYSWLLLSATFLSAGAEISITPEPDQPAEGDNITLAVHGLTGELLAYNWYAGPTLSLTYLVASYIVSTGDETPGPAHTGREVVRPDGSLDIRGALLGHSGTYILQTLNRQLQTEVGYGHLQVYEILAQPVVLANTTELVERRDTLRLICSSPSPAEVRWFFNGEALPIDIRLGLSPDGRVLTRHGIRREEAGTYQCEVRNPVSVSRSEPINLTVYFGPERVAIIHDSTTRTGCTIKVDFNTSLTLWCVSRSCPEPEYVWAFNGRALKNGQDHLNITSMSAATEGTYTCIAKNPKTLLSGSASVVVKLTAAVVAMSIVPVPTKPTEGQDVTLTVQGYPKDLLVYAWYRGPASEPNRLLSQLPSGNWIAGPAHTGREVGFTNCSLLVQKLNLTDAGRYTLKTVTLQGKTETLELELQVAPME, encoded by the exons CCACGTTCCTGAGTGCAGGGGCCGAGATCTCTATCACCCCCGAGCCTGACCAGCCAGCTGAAGGGGACAACATCACACTGGCTGTCCATGGGCTCACGGGGGAGCTGCTTGCCTACAACTGGTATGCAGGGCCCACGCTCAGCCTGACTTACCTGGTGGCCAGCTACATTGTGAGCACAGGCGATGAGACCCCTGGCCCGGCCCACACGGGACGGGAGGTTGTGCGTCCGGATGGCAGCCTGGACATCCGGGGTGCCCTGCTTGGGCACTCGGGCACCTACATCCTGCAGACTCTCAACAGGCAGCTTCAGACGGAGGTGGGCTACGGACACTTGCAGGTCTATG AGATCCTGGCCCAGCCCGTGGTCCTGGCCAACACCACAGAGCTGGTGGAGCGCCGAGACACCCTGCGCCTGATCTGCAGCAGCCCCAGCCCCGCTGAGGTCCGCTGGTTCTTCAATGGCGAGGCCCTGCCCATCGACATCCGCCTCGGCCTGTCCCCCGACGGCCGGGTGCTGACCCGGCACGGCATCcgcagggaagaggctggaaccTACCAGTGTGAGGTCCGGAACCCGGTCAGTGTCAGCCGCAGCGAGCCCATCAACCTGACCGTGTACT TTGGCCCGGAACGTGTGGCCATCATCCACGATTCCACCACCCGCACGGGCTGCACCATCAAAGTTGACTTCAACACATCTCTCACTCTGTGGTGCGTGTCCCGGTCCTGCCCAGAGCCTGAGTACGTGTGGGCCTTCAATGGGCGGGCCCTAAAGAATGGTCAAGATCACCTCAACATCACTAGCATGTCAGCAGCCACGGAGGGCACGTACACCTGTATTGCTAAGAATCCCAAGACCCTGCTCTCTGGATCGGCCTCAGTGGTGGTCAAGCTCACTG CTGCAGTCGTCGCCATGTCTATCGTGCCCGTCCCGACCAAGCCGACAGAGGGCCAGGACGTGACACTGACTGTACAAGGCTACCCCAAGGATCTGCTGGTCTATGCCTGGTACCGCGGGCCTGCCTCCGAGCCCAACCGGCTGCTCAGCCAACTGCCCTCAGGGAATTGGATCGCAGGCCCCGCGCACACAGGCCGGGAGGTGGGCTTCACCAACTGCTCGCTGCTGGTGCAGAAGCTGAACCTCACAGACGCCGGCCGCTACACACTCAAGACTGTCACACTGCAGGGCAAGACTGAGACGCTGGAACTGGAGCTGCAGGTGGCCC CCATGGAGTAG